A single window of Tenericutes bacterium MZ-XQ DNA harbors:
- a CDS encoding tagatose-bisphosphate aldolase, protein MFSFFEFNNLADGEIRLVIDELIPENEEKGFVPAYKFNIVEEKSNLKVGFIDIRIGHSKGLYYGGNIGYTVYEEYRGNNFAFKACRLIKNVAIKHEMEYLYVTCNPDNVASRRTCEKLGLPLLEIVELPEDNDMYKEGERQKCIFYWALQV, encoded by the coding sequence ATGTTTTCATTCTTTGAGTTTAATAATCTAGCTGATGGTGAAATAAGACTTGTAATTGATGAGTTGATTCCTGAAAATGAAGAAAAAGGATTTGTTCCTGCATATAAGTTTAATATTGTAGAAGAAAAATCAAATCTGAAAGTTGGATTTATAGATATAAGGATTGGCCATAGTAAAGGTTTGTATTATGGTGGCAATATTGGATATACTGTATATGAGGAATATAGAGGGAATAATTTTGCTTTTAAAGCTTGTAGATTAATAAAGAATGTTGCTATCAAACATGAGATGGAATATCTATATGTTACTTGTAATCCTGATAACGTAGCTTCAAGAAGAACATGTGAAAAGTTAGGGTTACCTTTGCTAGAAATTGTTGAATTACCGGAAGATAATGATATGTATAAAGAAGGAGAAAGACAAAAGTGTATTTTTTATTGGGCACTACAAGTATAA
- a CDS encoding tagatose-bisphosphate aldolase, giving the protein MFLFFEFDDLTDGEIRLVVDELIPEDKEKGFVPAYKFNIVEQKSDLKVGFIDIRIGHNKGLYHGGNIGYTVYEKHRGNNYALKACKLIKNVAIKHNMEYLYVTCNPDNIASRRTCEKLGLPLLEIVKLPEDNDMYKEGERRKCIYYWKL; this is encoded by the coding sequence ATGTTTTTATTCTTCGAGTTTGATGATCTAACTGATGGTGAAATTAGATTAGTAGTTGATGAGTTGATTCCAGAAGACAAAGAAAAAGGTTTTGTTCCTGCATATAAGTTTAACATTGTAGAACAAAAATCAGATCTGAAAGTTGGATTTATAGATATAAGGATTGGACACAATAAAGGTTTGTATCATGGTGGCAATATTGGATATACAGTATATGAAAAACATAGAGGAAATAATTACGCTTTAAAAGCTTGTAAATTAATAAAGAATGTTGCTATCAAACATAACATGGAATATCTATATGTTACTTGTAATCCTGATAACATAGCTTCAAGAAGAACATGCGAAAAGTTAGGGTTACCTTTGCTAGAAATTGTTAAATTACCAGAAGATAATGACATGTACAAAGAAGGCGAAAGACGAAAGTGTATATATTATTGGAAGTTGTAA
- a CDS encoding uridine kinase, with product MDKPLVILVSGGSASGKSTVVKEILNKAGLNDVIIINHDDYYLDQSHLPLEERFKTNYDHPRSLDNDLLYHHLKKLIHFEPIDKPTYDFVNHTRSERIEHIEPKKVIIVEGILILENSRIRELSDINLFVELDDDTRFIRRMLRDMNERGRTLDNIISQYQTTVKPMFHKYIKPTKRYADVIIPNDTKHDIAVDLIVTKIKQILGDRK from the coding sequence ATGGATAAACCTTTAGTGATATTAGTCTCTGGTGGCTCGGCATCAGGCAAGAGTACGGTTGTAAAAGAAATATTGAATAAAGCAGGATTGAATGATGTGATTATTATAAATCATGATGATTATTATCTAGATCAATCGCATTTGCCACTTGAAGAACGATTTAAAACCAATTATGACCATCCAAGATCATTAGATAATGATCTTCTTTATCATCATCTAAAAAAACTCATTCACTTTGAACCTATTGATAAGCCAACATATGATTTTGTTAATCATACAAGAAGTGAAAGAATAGAACATATTGAACCAAAAAAAGTTATTATTGTTGAAGGTATTTTGATTTTAGAAAATTCAAGGATTAGAGAACTATCGGATATAAACTTGTTTGTTGAGTTAGATGACGACACAAGATTTATTAGAAGAATGCTTAGAGACATGAATGAACGCGGAAGAACTCTAGATAACATCATATCTCAATATCAAACGACAGTAAAACCGATGTTTCATAAATACATTAAACCAACAAAAAGATATGCGGATGTCATTATTCCAAATGATACAAAACATGATATCGCAGTTGATTTAATCGTGACTAAAATCAAACAGATTTTAGGTGATCGAAAGTGA
- a CDS encoding cadmium-translocating P-type ATPase translates to MTKKQLIIETSSVIISIIFIITAFIFQHLYDDAWFVVALFGLSFAIGGYAKAKEGVLATIENKSLNVEILMILAALAAFFVGSYEEGAILILIFSISGVLESYATSKSEKELTSLLKLAPKTAILYEDGNETEVQIQNLKISDQVIVKVGQQVPVDGKIIKGSTSLDQSPITGEYVPVGKHKGDEVFAGSINIEQTIIVETTKSPKDSVVQKIVDFVKEAQDNKTESQTLINKIEKYYVYFVIIFAVGFMFLPPLFGWLDRAESFRRGVVVLVVGSPCALVASITPAMLASLSNAAKKRILIKGGKALENLIGIKAVVFDKTGTITSGVPKVVEIKAIKSENLSEIKKIVCAIEKQSNHPLAKAVVEHLKDCEDIKGLETKEISGKGMEANYKDSTWKVGKFDAKSSEHCDRALKSAMQKGYSMIYIIKNDEIVGYIALTDSIRDNVKEVTKALKDQNITPVLLTGDHEATAKIISKEAGIDHFEANCMPEDKVNRIKQLQKDLGKVLMIGDGINDAPALATADVGVAMGAGTDVSLETSDIVFMNNQIENLPQTLLLAKRMRSITIQNIIFSISVIALLMISNVFGLIDLPLGVVAHEGSTILVILNSLRLLFK, encoded by the coding sequence ATGACAAAAAAACAACTTATTATTGAAACCAGTTCGGTCATTATATCAATTATATTTATTATAACTGCATTCATATTTCAACATCTTTATGATGATGCTTGGTTTGTAGTTGCATTATTTGGTCTGTCTTTTGCAATAGGAGGTTATGCTAAAGCAAAAGAAGGTGTACTCGCAACCATTGAAAACAAGTCATTAAATGTAGAGATTTTAATGATTCTAGCTGCATTAGCTGCATTTTTCGTTGGCAGTTATGAAGAGGGCGCAATCCTTATTTTAATCTTTTCAATCAGTGGTGTTTTAGAATCTTATGCTACATCAAAAAGCGAGAAAGAACTAACAAGTTTACTTAAGTTAGCACCAAAGACTGCAATATTGTATGAAGATGGAAATGAGACAGAAGTTCAAATTCAAAACTTAAAAATTTCTGATCAAGTCATTGTGAAAGTTGGACAGCAAGTTCCTGTAGATGGAAAGATTATAAAAGGTTCTACTTCTTTAGACCAATCACCGATTACTGGTGAATATGTTCCTGTAGGAAAACATAAAGGTGATGAGGTTTTTGCTGGATCTATCAATATAGAACAAACAATTATTGTAGAAACAACAAAAAGTCCAAAGGACTCTGTGGTTCAGAAAATTGTTGATTTTGTAAAAGAAGCACAGGACAATAAAACAGAGTCACAAACACTTATTAATAAAATCGAAAAATATTATGTATATTTTGTTATTATATTTGCGGTAGGATTTATGTTTCTTCCACCGCTATTTGGGTGGCTAGATCGTGCTGAATCATTTAGACGAGGTGTGGTCGTTTTAGTTGTAGGTTCGCCTTGTGCTTTAGTAGCATCAATTACTCCAGCAATGTTAGCGAGTTTATCTAACGCAGCTAAAAAAAGAATTCTTATTAAAGGTGGAAAAGCTTTAGAAAACTTAATTGGTATTAAAGCAGTTGTTTTTGATAAAACAGGTACCATTACTTCAGGTGTTCCGAAAGTTGTGGAGATTAAAGCGATAAAAAGCGAAAACCTATCTGAGATTAAAAAAATTGTATGCGCCATTGAAAAACAATCCAACCATCCACTTGCAAAAGCTGTGGTTGAACACTTAAAAGATTGTGAAGACATTAAAGGGTTAGAAACCAAAGAGATTTCTGGAAAAGGTATGGAAGCAAACTATAAAGATAGCACTTGGAAAGTTGGAAAATTTGATGCAAAATCATCTGAGCATTGTGATCGTGCTTTAAAATCAGCAATGCAAAAAGGCTATAGTATGATATATATCATTAAAAACGATGAAATCGTTGGTTACATCGCTTTAACCGACAGTATTAGAGATAATGTCAAAGAAGTCACCAAAGCGCTTAAAGACCAAAATATAACGCCTGTTTTACTTACCGGTGATCATGAGGCTACCGCTAAAATAATTTCTAAAGAGGCTGGCATTGATCACTTTGAAGCAAACTGTATGCCAGAAGATAAAGTTAATCGAATCAAACAGCTTCAAAAGGATTTAGGTAAAGTACTTATGATTGGTGATGGTATCAATGATGCACCAGCTCTTGCTACTGCTGATGTTGGTGTTGCAATGGGAGCAGGAACTGATGTATCTTTAGAAACATCTGATATTGTCTTTATGAATAACCAAATCGAAAATCTTCCTCAAACATTATTACTTGCAAAACGTATGAGATCAATAACAATTCAAAATATTATATTTTCAATAAGTGTTATAGCCCTTCTTATGATTTCTAACGTCTTTGGATTGATAGATTTACCACTTGGTGTAGTTGCACATGAAGGTTCAACCATTTTAGTCATTTTGAATAGTTTAAGGTTGTTATTTAAATAG